From the Chloroflexus aurantiacus J-10-fl genome, one window contains:
- a CDS encoding ABC transporter ATP-binding protein codes for MAHQFDDDTILGKAYDGRLVRRLATYVIPYWGRLSVAIVLLIGAILSDLVPPLLIQQAIDGPISAGVIDGVWPYFVAFLGALLANFLFRYSHSYFINSVGQQVMKDLRVAIFRHIQYMSLSFFNRNPVGRLITRITNDVDALNEFLTQGVVMIVADLLTLIGIIVVMFVLNWRLALISLATLPVLMLIVSIYQRFMRAAYRLVRQRLARINAFLSEQISGVLVTQLFNGEARSRAAFARLSDDYMQANIRSVLIFAIFIPSVNLLAAIGTAALLWGGGNGVLAGWASLGMLVAFIQYLERAFQPIRNLAERYTVLQSAMASAERIFAVLDTQAEVRDPVQPRTLPTPVRGEIELRNVVFGYNPQEPVLRGISLHIPAGQSVAIVGATGAGKSSLVGLLARFYDVQQGSITLDGIDIRDLPQAELRRHVAAVPQDPVCFSGTIASNIRLHNNAISDDQVRAAAELVGAHRFIERLPGGYNHEVRERGANLSIGQRQLLAFARAIAFNPEVLLILDEATSSVDTETEALIQEALARLMRGRTSIIIAHRLSTIRHVDRIIVLHKGRVVEDGTHDELLARHGYYYRLYQLQFAGMSE; via the coding sequence GTGGCACATCAGTTTGATGATGACACAATTCTCGGTAAAGCCTACGATGGCCGTTTGGTGCGGCGTCTGGCAACCTATGTCATTCCCTATTGGGGGCGGCTTAGTGTTGCAATTGTGCTGTTGATCGGAGCGATCCTCTCTGATCTGGTGCCGCCGTTGTTGATCCAACAGGCCATCGATGGTCCGATTAGTGCCGGTGTCATTGACGGTGTCTGGCCCTACTTTGTCGCCTTTCTTGGTGCGCTGCTGGCCAATTTTCTATTCCGCTATAGCCATTCCTACTTCATCAACAGCGTCGGTCAGCAGGTGATGAAGGATTTGCGAGTTGCGATCTTTCGTCACATTCAGTACATGAGCCTCTCGTTCTTCAATCGCAACCCGGTGGGGCGGTTGATCACGCGCATTACCAATGATGTTGATGCGCTCAACGAGTTCCTGACTCAGGGTGTGGTGATGATTGTGGCCGATCTACTGACCCTGATCGGGATTATTGTGGTGATGTTTGTGCTGAACTGGCGTCTGGCCTTGATCAGTCTGGCGACGTTGCCCGTCTTGATGCTGATTGTTTCCATCTACCAGCGCTTTATGCGTGCGGCATATCGCCTGGTACGGCAGCGCCTGGCCCGGATCAATGCCTTCCTCAGCGAGCAGATCAGCGGTGTCCTGGTGACCCAGCTCTTCAACGGGGAAGCACGTAGTCGGGCAGCGTTTGCACGTTTGAGTGATGACTACATGCAGGCCAACATCCGTTCAGTACTGATCTTCGCGATCTTTATCCCATCGGTCAACCTGCTGGCCGCCATCGGTACGGCAGCACTGCTGTGGGGCGGTGGCAACGGCGTACTGGCCGGTTGGGCATCGCTGGGTATGCTGGTAGCGTTTATTCAATATCTCGAACGCGCCTTTCAACCCATCCGTAATCTGGCTGAACGGTATACCGTTTTGCAGTCGGCGATGGCATCGGCAGAGCGGATTTTTGCGGTGCTCGATACACAGGCTGAGGTCCGCGACCCGGTGCAACCCCGTACCCTGCCGACGCCGGTGCGGGGCGAGATCGAGTTGCGCAATGTCGTGTTTGGCTACAATCCGCAGGAACCCGTGTTACGCGGGATCAGTCTGCATATTCCTGCCGGACAATCGGTTGCTATCGTTGGCGCGACCGGTGCCGGCAAGAGTTCGCTGGTCGGGCTGCTAGCCCGGTTCTACGATGTGCAGCAGGGCAGTATCACGCTCGATGGGATCGACATTCGCGATCTGCCGCAGGCTGAATTACGACGGCACGTTGCAGCCGTGCCGCAGGACCCGGTCTGTTTCAGTGGGACTATCGCCAGTAATATTCGCCTGCACAATAACGCGATCAGTGACGATCAGGTGCGGGCCGCTGCGGAACTGGTCGGTGCCCACCGGTTTATCGAACGGCTGCCGGGTGGCTACAACCACGAAGTGCGCGAACGGGGAGCGAATCTCTCTATCGGCCAACGCCAGTTACTGGCCTTTGCCAGAGCCATTGCCTTTAACCCCGAAGTATTGCTGATTCTCGATGAAGCAACCAGCAGTGTTGATACCGAGACCGAAGCTCTTATCCAGGAGGCACTGGCGCGATTGATGCGAGGGCGCACGAGCATCATCATTGCCCATCGTCTGAGCACCATTCGCCACGTTGATCGGATTATCGTGTTGCACAAGGGGCGAGTGGTTGAGGACGGAACCCATGATGAGCTGCTGGCGCGGCACGGCTATTACTACCGCCTGTATCAGTTGCAGTTTGCCGGCATGAGTGAGTAG
- a CDS encoding hybrid sensor histidine kinase/response regulator, which produces MNQLPQILYIEDNPDNQRLVQRVLSARGYQVVIAEDGPGGLALARTTHPALVLVDLGIPGLDGYETTTRLRSLAHMHNVPIIALTADASPGSRERALVAGCDGYLSKPIDARALPAQIAEFIEGRRERLPEVMETELLRSYNQKLVERLEARVRELTLANAQLQDLDRMKDQFLATLSHELRTPLTSLLGYLELFDRGMLGPLTPQQEEAVRVMRRSSEVLARQLNNLLYFQEVRSRSLNFVQLQPLDILRPLIAAARERAAQAQLQFEVLLSEMQPIEVDRSAFEHLVRNLLDNAFQYTEPGGRVRFIVRDEPTRLIIRVEDTGIGIPAGEQEKIFLPFYQVDHSLARGHPGSGLGLAIVRHIVEAHGGQIALRSAPGEGSAFTIAIPRRQVAGG; this is translated from the coding sequence ATGAACCAGTTGCCACAAATTCTGTACATTGAAGACAACCCAGACAATCAGCGTCTGGTTCAGCGAGTACTCAGCGCTCGTGGCTATCAGGTCGTCATCGCCGAAGACGGCCCTGGTGGTCTCGCGCTTGCCCGCACGACCCATCCGGCGCTAGTGCTGGTCGATCTCGGCATCCCTGGTCTCGATGGCTACGAGACGACAACCCGCCTGCGTTCGCTGGCCCACATGCACAATGTGCCGATTATCGCCCTGACCGCAGATGCCTCACCCGGATCACGCGAACGTGCCTTAGTTGCCGGCTGCGATGGGTATCTGAGTAAGCCGATTGACGCCCGTGCGCTGCCGGCGCAGATCGCCGAATTCATTGAGGGGCGTCGCGAACGCTTGCCGGAAGTCATGGAGACGGAGCTGTTACGCTCGTACAACCAGAAGCTGGTCGAGCGGCTTGAGGCACGGGTACGTGAACTGACACTGGCCAACGCCCAATTGCAAGACCTCGACCGGATGAAGGATCAGTTCCTGGCTACCCTCTCGCACGAACTCCGCACTCCCCTCACGTCGCTCCTTGGTTATCTCGAACTCTTCGACCGCGGCATGCTGGGTCCGCTCACACCACAGCAGGAAGAAGCGGTTCGCGTCATGCGGCGTAGCAGCGAAGTGCTGGCCCGCCAGCTCAACAACCTGCTCTACTTTCAAGAGGTACGCAGCCGATCACTCAATTTCGTGCAATTACAGCCGCTCGATATTCTGCGCCCACTTATCGCCGCCGCTCGCGAACGGGCAGCCCAGGCGCAGTTGCAGTTCGAGGTCCTCCTTTCAGAAATGCAACCTATTGAGGTTGACCGCTCGGCATTTGAACATCTGGTACGCAATCTCCTCGACAACGCCTTCCAATACACCGAACCCGGTGGGCGAGTGCGGTTCATTGTCCGTGATGAACCAACCCGCCTGATCATTCGGGTCGAAGATACCGGGATCGGCATTCCTGCCGGCGAGCAAGAAAAAATCTTCCTCCCCTTTTACCAGGTTGATCATTCGCTGGCTCGTGGTCATCCCGGCAGTGGACTTGGGCTGGCGATTGTACGCCATATCGTCGAAGCGCACGGTGGTCAGATTGCGCTGCGGAGCGCCCCTGGCGAGGGAAGTGCGTTTACGATAGCTATTCCGCGCCGACAGGTAGCCGGTGGGTGA
- a CDS encoding ATP-binding protein has protein sequence MMNAIRSSIQLKILLLLLGLALPPLIIVGWLGLSSLNIARETAVVEGTNALRQQATASLRQRAADKAQFYDASLIGVQQQVETVAGYALQRYNAPVVEFSNERVWIAPRPSEDLLRTYAAEIGYVRRVIPLLREIVASNPLVNIGYIALETGGIIAFDNEAVIDQLLTLESFDPRVRPWYVKARDAGTTVWTEPYVDANTGLLATTCASPLYDQQGQFIGVVAFDLLLETIQQDLLTVDVGSSGYALLINANGDVVVRPNMQANGRWDQPYQTENLLNSTNTDLRAVAEQMVARQSGVQLIQEDGQASYVAYAPITTAGWSVALVIPANEIDAPAIATGQRLSESQSRLWNQLVVVLLMIIISIGFLGLLLSFSFTSRISVLREGVQAVAGGDLSRRLPVAGIDEIGQLVDAFNRMTDTLQSKIVELEENARQLATLNAVSNELKSILSWPVLLETIPKVVCERFGFDRAVLYLVDGDVLRAVSASFGPGNEDQAQQFLAVANAHPLRVDGGSVEADVVRSRKAIIVDNPWEHPRVDKIKQAASASRSYVQAPIFGRNDVVIGIISADYKLSQRPVQARDAAQLLTFASMVGLTIENVQLYNDLEQQVARRTEELRVALERAQLADRRKSDFLASISHELRTPLNAIIGFSTVLLDDTDQPLTPTQREDIQSINRNGRFLLHLINELLDLARIEAGHLNLEISNVNLYNITSEVCDTVQTLLRNRPVTLRNAVPVTLPDIAADGDRLRQILFNLLSNAIKFTERGTITVSARVHDEVNEDGKVGRYVAVSVSDTGIGIPLERQHEIFNEFVQIHGRRSRLSGTGLGLAITRKLVLAQGGRIWVDSTPGIGSTFTFTIPVAQPALLAAPVNIDTTTP, from the coding sequence ATGATGAACGCCATTCGCTCAAGCATACAGCTCAAAATCCTGCTCCTGCTGCTCGGTCTGGCCTTACCACCACTGATTATCGTTGGATGGCTCGGACTGAGCAGTTTGAATATTGCCCGTGAAACGGCTGTCGTTGAGGGCACAAACGCCCTCCGCCAGCAGGCGACCGCCAGCCTGCGCCAACGTGCCGCCGACAAGGCCCAGTTTTACGATGCATCGCTTATCGGTGTCCAGCAACAAGTGGAAACCGTTGCCGGTTACGCCCTGCAACGCTACAACGCACCGGTAGTCGAATTCAGCAACGAGCGGGTCTGGATAGCGCCCCGACCCAGCGAAGACTTACTGCGAACCTACGCTGCCGAAATCGGGTATGTGCGCCGCGTTATCCCTCTCTTGCGAGAAATCGTGGCTAGTAACCCGCTGGTCAACATTGGCTATATCGCGCTGGAAACGGGAGGCATTATTGCCTTTGACAATGAAGCCGTTATTGATCAGTTGTTAACCCTCGAATCGTTCGATCCACGGGTACGACCGTGGTACGTCAAAGCCCGTGACGCCGGCACAACGGTGTGGACGGAACCGTATGTCGATGCCAACACCGGCTTACTGGCTACAACGTGCGCCAGCCCGCTATATGACCAACAGGGTCAATTCATCGGCGTCGTTGCCTTCGATCTCCTGCTCGAAACGATTCAACAAGACCTGTTGACGGTTGATGTTGGTTCGAGCGGGTATGCCCTGCTCATTAATGCGAATGGCGATGTTGTGGTACGGCCAAACATGCAAGCGAATGGACGCTGGGATCAGCCATACCAGACCGAAAACCTGCTCAATTCAACCAACACCGACCTCCGGGCTGTCGCCGAGCAGATGGTGGCACGGCAATCAGGCGTGCAACTCATTCAGGAAGATGGGCAGGCCAGCTACGTGGCTTATGCCCCCATCACAACTGCCGGCTGGAGTGTGGCGCTGGTGATACCCGCCAACGAGATTGATGCACCGGCAATCGCCACCGGTCAGCGCCTCAGCGAGAGCCAGAGCCGATTATGGAATCAGCTTGTCGTAGTCTTGTTGATGATCATTATCTCCATCGGCTTTCTCGGACTCTTACTGTCGTTCTCGTTCACCAGTCGGATCAGCGTTCTCCGCGAGGGGGTGCAGGCGGTAGCGGGTGGCGATCTCTCGCGACGCCTGCCCGTAGCCGGAATTGACGAGATCGGGCAACTGGTTGACGCCTTCAACCGCATGACCGATACACTTCAGAGCAAAATCGTCGAGCTGGAAGAAAATGCCCGTCAACTCGCCACCCTTAATGCCGTCTCCAATGAATTAAAAAGTATTCTCTCCTGGCCGGTCTTGCTAGAGACTATTCCAAAAGTGGTGTGTGAGCGATTTGGCTTTGATCGGGCGGTACTGTATCTGGTTGACGGTGATGTCTTGCGGGCTGTAAGTGCTTCATTTGGCCCCGGCAATGAAGATCAGGCACAGCAGTTTCTCGCGGTTGCCAACGCGCATCCACTGCGGGTAGACGGTGGCAGTGTCGAAGCAGATGTCGTGCGGAGCCGGAAAGCTATCATTGTTGATAATCCCTGGGAACATCCGCGGGTTGACAAGATCAAACAAGCCGCCTCAGCCAGTCGTTCGTATGTCCAGGCGCCTATCTTTGGTCGTAACGATGTGGTGATCGGGATTATTTCGGCAGATTACAAACTGAGTCAGCGTCCGGTGCAGGCCCGCGATGCCGCCCAACTGCTGACCTTTGCCAGCATGGTTGGTCTGACGATTGAGAATGTCCAGCTCTACAACGACCTTGAACAACAGGTAGCGCGACGAACCGAAGAGCTGCGGGTGGCGTTGGAACGGGCACAACTGGCCGACCGGCGCAAGAGCGATTTTCTGGCCAGTATCAGCCATGAGCTTCGCACACCGTTGAACGCCATCATTGGCTTTTCTACCGTGTTACTCGATGATACCGATCAGCCGTTAACTCCGACGCAGCGCGAAGACATCCAGAGTATCAATCGGAACGGACGCTTCCTGCTTCATCTCATCAATGAATTGCTTGACCTGGCTCGCATCGAAGCCGGTCATCTCAATCTGGAAATTAGCAATGTCAATCTCTATAATATTACGAGCGAGGTCTGTGATACCGTCCAGACGCTGCTGAGAAACCGACCGGTGACGTTGCGCAATGCAGTCCCGGTCACCTTACCCGACATCGCCGCTGATGGTGATCGACTGCGGCAAATTCTGTTTAATCTCCTCTCGAATGCAATCAAGTTTACAGAACGTGGTACTATTACAGTAAGCGCACGAGTGCATGATGAAGTAAATGAAGACGGGAAAGTCGGGCGGTATGTTGCGGTCAGCGTGTCAGACACCGGCATCGGAATACCGCTGGAACGACAACACGAAATCTTCAACGAATTTGTTCAGATTCACGGTCGCCGGTCACGGCTCAGCGGTACCGGTTTAGGATTGGCGATCACGCGCAAATTAGTGCTGGCCCAGGGGGGAAGAATTTGGGTTGATAGTACACCAGGGATTGGTTCAACATTTACCTTCACGATACCGGTTGCGCAACCGGCATTGCTGGCAGCGCCGGTAAACATTGACACAACGACGCCATGA